The DNA window tacactgacaagacgcaaaactctgatctgatctgctcacgtcacgtacgtgtttacgtcacatacatgctccagtacaggaaataaaaaaacgtgggattatttccatgggtcggaccttcaagctgctctggcagctctaataaacttacaggagtctttccaccaaatgtacaggatatgtagagatagtattagtgaacagagaaggatctggaattacctctatcacattttggatgcagcaactcgtcggaggcgagccagacggctgtgaacgagacctgggagatctagtgatggtggagaactttgtggaaggagtagctgatgaaaatgtgtggcgtgaaaacttctgcatgcccaaagatgctcttatcgctttaagtgatgccgcctggctgcatacaatcgaatttcacacacttttgcgtcacggtatgcacgcagatttcctcccgaaaatgctcgtctaaacgaggaataaaaagtgaagacgcgacgccacttttgcgtcttctgttcagactgtcctcgtgtaaacgtagcctaaaacgttgtatccggatacgatactcattttcaaaagtatcgattaccccccccccaccaccaccaccaccacacacacacatttattgacacactgtcagtatacataagcatagagtaaataagtttacataaatgttggtgactgaaaagtgttattttttctcttgaagtcccagaatgaagcagagaaaagtcgacttatcaagcttgcctaatattgtgcacagcatacaatctcaaaatattgttctaattgttattgtttgttgtatttatttaatttttgcactacctcagacctggctgaagcttgttatcatagttgcagtttctttttgcacaactgtttttattataaatatttaacctttggttctgttaatttttacatgttgcatttttcttgttaataaaaatatttgttaaattttggggtcttagtttttatcctggtggtattgaaaatggtattgagtatctaatattttcctgagtatcggtatcgagttgaaaagtTAATTGGCATACAATTTGTAGTTTTTAGTTTGTAAAACGTAAGGAGAGACAATACAGATGAATTGGGTTTTTTCCCCCGTGGTACTGCATGCTGCAAAAATGCtgacttttagtgaatttaggagaaatctacagccgcaaattaatcaaatacagtgaaatatacacctaaatgtttgATTTGGATGCTTTCTTTACACTATTAATAAAGAAGACAtgttaatggagaaaataacCCAGAGGTGGAATGTTACCaagtacatttaatcaagtactgtactgaagtacattTCAGGTACTTAActagagtatttccattttatgtaactttatacttctacttcactacattttaaagggcaaatattgtacttttgactccactacatttagctgccagctttagttacttttctggtcaagatttaacattgaAAACATGGgatcaatacaaaatgattatgcattttattaattaacagaaaatgaagtagttaaaatgaaccccACCTGGACAactgtaaaatgctgcttactaAAATGCATCAGTATAAATAATGTAAtagtatattttaaatatatataccaggctaagtgggtccattctgcataactattttacttttaataccttaagtacattttgatgctgatacttttgtacttcagcaagttttgaatgcaggacttttacttgtagtggagtaatttcacagtgtggtattagcacttttacttaagagatctgaatactttttccacctccgAATATAATCCACAGAACTTGTTGTGAGCGGTTTAATTGAGGAAGTATTTTATTTCTACCAAACTACATCCACCAACCACTTTCAGAGCCTCAAAATGGACCAATTTATGAAAAACTGTTTGTGCCTGTAGTGTCTTGCCATAAGAAATATAGTGACGGCAAAAACAAATCCATGCACcccaaaataaatgatttttttagacatCAGCAAACTGTTCTGTTTAACTTGGTATTTGTCTAGTTCAGCAAACATCATTCAAATTGTGTTTATCTCAGCTGTTTTATTACTTGGAAATAAAAAACGTGAATAAAAATGCCAACCATATTTTTAGTTTGGGCCTTTTAGCAAACAACTTCAATGTTTTGTACAATGGCTTTTTATAGACCACACAATGaagcaattaattaataaattatatatttttttcttcctttttcttatttttcaacactcaatattgttgatatgtttggttggtAGTATTTCCATtgttatttatctatttattttttgtttgttatgctacactaccactttatcttctttgttgctgttgctattattgcccaattgatgcttgccttgtttgtttgctttaaactaaatggaaaaaacaataaaaaattgatcacaacaaaataaattacataattataaTTGTTAGTTTCAGCTCCAGATTACTGCAGGTATGAAACTGATGCCAGATTCTGATAAATGACAGTTAAATATCAAGTACTACTGATTATAAACTACATTTCAAAGCTATTGCTGTGGTCCAAGggttactttgaatttaattaacgtttcatatgattctctttttatcctggaatctgtgtatattaccagtctctccatatttctgtttgggctaaatttatgttgtttatgggttttttttttggttttttttggtcatctgtctgtttttgccatgtggctttgtactggtgtatcgttgttttcattttttgttgttgtggttatcctttatattattctttgtatgttatttgtgtgtacattgtctaatttgtaaatatgttcctgagtctttgttgtctagaactgtgttttagtgttttgttttcatattgtggctcctaataagaaATCCACTGTTCTCTTCTTTGTTTcttcgttaataaaaataattaataaattaaataaattaaaaaaaaaaactacatttcatATGACTAAGCAGCAACTCAGAGCCACCTGGCCGCTCCatgaggtcagtgtgtgtgtgtgtgtgtgtgtgttgtgttgtttcaggGCCTCAGTGGTTCCACAGTAGTTCCATGTCAGTGCTTTCACAGCGTGTTCAGTCACTGAGCTAAGCCCTTTGTGAGGGACACTAAACCTCGTTGTTGGCAGCAACAACAGCTGTTATTGTTACCTTTTCGGACCGTCCTCCCCCACGTGCCGTCCTGCTGCCTcccccgccgccgccgccaccgccGCCGCGGCCTCCCCTGCCGCCGCGAGCTCCCCCGCGCCCGCGGCCGGGGCGGCCCAGGTCTCCGAAGTTGATCTCCAGCTGAGATGTGATGTCGTTGGCTGGTTTGCGGAAGTGGTGGTCGCTGGAGTCGTCGGGGGCGCCCTGCGGCTGAAAACGGACGGTGAAAGTTGTTTTAAGACTTTAACAGACACCGTTCTGAcgggtttgtttgttgttgtttttaaactttttttctttcgttcacacacaaaaataaggaaggtacatgttcatttatgcttgaaatcaacacTAAAGAACAGAAtggtagtaaaaaaataaaagcaatttaaaaaaactaatgaaaaataaaaaaacccaggtggagtcaaatcaaataacaaaacaataataagatttccaaataaaagaaagatatttaaatagtaataatacaacttggaggatgtcaagtgtTCTAAAATGTACAGTTCATTTTTCATGGGATTATATTTCGTATAATtgtccataaatggctgccatattgtgtaaaaggtatttatcttacctctcagggtgaattttattttttctaactgcaaatgtttcattatatcattcattaaagcttgatggactggaggattttttttttgtttccagtccAGCAGAATTATTCTTCTAGCTAACAGTGTAggggtttgtttttaaaacagcTGGGAAATGAGTGGACGTGTGTTTTTATTAGCGTTGCTTGGCTGCACGGCACCAACACTGTGGTTAAAGTCTTCATTTCCTCCGGAGGAAATGAAATCACTTTCAATGTTAGATGTGTTAAACCACTCGCCGTTCTCGATCAGGTGGTTTTATAAAGACGTGAAGAGTGTTTTGGTGGAGTGTGTGGATGAAAGAGCAGTGTGAGAGCTGCGGGCACCTTGGTGTACACAGGAGCTGGCTCTGCTTCCGTCTCTGCGGCGTCGATCAAAGCACCAACAGGcctctgaaaagaaaaaaacaaggtttTCATCAATATCATGTCagattttcaaataaaataatacattttcatttattttattaaggtattttttaaaacctttttttattttttttaatgagcatacttggcatcctgtgtttatttatgcattggtattattagcataattgttaatgtttctgtttctctgcatttttgcctccctatatattatatattattataatactatgttttttgttttgttttgtatttatttttcttttgtggttctttgttctaatgtaccctttaaaaaacaataagttatgtcttgtactgatgcttatgaatgctaatttccaataaaaaaatatattaaaaataaaaaaatatcatgtcAGATAAAACAAAGTTTGTGCATACTAAGCAGCGGTCGCCAAGAATGTTCTATCTAAATGCATAAATTGTCCAGTTTTCAGCCACGTTTAGGATTTTCTTGCAACTAAACATTTTCACTGGAGGCTGTCAGAAAAACCACAAAACCAGTGAAACTgctgtattctgtgtttatcagtttaaatcaaagcttatttgttttggagaggaaacGACCTCTGTGGATTATTTGGCTGCAAGcaaaaacctcctgaatgaCGCACACTGAAGGAATCCTGACCAGGAGAAGCTGACTGCAATAACTGATGGCATTGTTCCgtcttttcttattgttttgattgagaccCCTAGTGGCAGGAAATTGCCTAttgtacttgttttttttatgttgcaagTATGTGATGATCTGAACCCTGAGCCTGTGTGGAGCTGGTGTAAACAGCTGACGGGGAGAAAAGCTTCCATCATATATCACCATCCTTACATCTTCACTCTTGGACTTGTGCAGCACGTATCCTTTCTTCCACTGGCTGTCGGCTCCCTCGTTGGGCTTACGGATGTTGAACTCCACCTTGGTGCGCTCCTTGTCCTGCATGGCCTTCCACTCGTCCAGGGTCATCTCTTTGGGGCCTTCGTTTTTAACTTCTTCAACCTCGTTCTCCCTGGAAAGCCAGCACACACAACAATGTGGGACCTTAGAACGTCAAACTATCAATCCTCTTAGCTCTATACATGCTCTCTAATCCTGAGGGCCGAAAGGTCAGAGACAATGTTGATCCCATTTGCGGCTGCAGCTTTGTGATGAAAATGCACATGCGGAGATACTGTTTGTGACGCACAACAACTTCCAGAATCCCAAAGAAAAACATCACGGTGTGATGACATAATGCTGTCGCTTCAAAATAATTTCCTGGCGTTTTAAAACGGATGAGCTGCGTGAAATGAACATCCAAATATCGCCTGAAGCCTGAACATCTGACAGGAAATGGATACTCACTTGTTCTCAGAGCCGGCAGGTGCATTTTCTTCTCCCTCTGGGGTCGTCTCTGGAGCCGCGGTCTGTTCAGTCTCACTGGAAACAAACACACGCAGCCACCTGGTCAATACCAACACATTCCCTGCAGCTCAACCATTATCTCCTAGTAGTACCTTTCTAAGTTAGCTCACAGATCCACATATACACTCTGTACTAGGGGTGGccgaaatggggaaaaaaattatcacaatataatttttttatatcgTCCGATCTTgattatcatttttaatattgtttttaaactgccagttttcAAAGCATCtgcactgaaaactaaagaaactagagattagttCCGCTAGTAGTGGCTGAACTGCTAATGCTTCGTGTGCTGGCAGCAGTGGCAGGCTGTGCGGACTCTGCTCGCGTTTAACATAATCACTAGGGTGGTACTTCTTCAAACGAttaaacagatttgttgttgttagaaaccccacactgttaatgttttgttaacttgtttattgaattaagatccattcagtaataacttgtttctctgaaagttttcatatgtcccaaGCTGGTGAACGCACCATAGCTGTTCCGACGCTAtcgaatgcaccatacctgtgtgtgaattgccctgctgtgaatgttagttttctctcgataCAACGGCAAATACATTgttatttcctttgctctttccaacattcacctgttcctcccTAGTTTGTTGCACCAAGTCATGTCTGACTTGTATTTCGCTGCCCTTAGCTCCACGTTAAGCTCCATGTTTGGTCTTTGTTTACTTCTCAGGCAATTTACAAACAGaagtggagcaggaaaaggtcgactctgattggctggtgtCACCGACATGTTTGAttgagtaaatatgctcacagctgatcaccgtaaTCAACCTGAAATTCACTGAGATCAATAATTGCAATCATGTAATTGCCCAGGCCTACTCTATTCTGTGTGTTGCATCCAGTTTACCTTATGTTATTCCTTTACACTTACTAATTGGCAGTACAGAGTAGTTCAACACCTCAATCATATTGTTGGCAGTCAAAATCAATATTTGAATGCTCTGCAGTTTTGCATGTCTATTAATCCGGTTTAAAGGTGGTATTTTTGCACAGTTGTAGATAAAGGTTAGGCTAAGCCAATTGTATTAGTATTATACTATTTTTAGAATTAGATTCCAGTGGTGGCTCTGTAGGAGATCTGCCTTACTCCCTGCAGCTCGGAAACTTTTTTTGTTAGGAAAGTGGACAGCAGCTGCAGAGACGGACCTTCAGTTAGCTGCTGCAGCAACTTTAATCAGCCAGTGCAAACCCCAGAGACCGGGGTCTGACTTTCTTTTGCTGGTGAGACCCACACGCCCTCTGTGATCCTGTTTGCACTGGCTGAATGCAAGTTGCTACAGCTAATAACTAAACTGATGTCCGTCTCCAGGCTGACATTTTGCGTTAAAGTCGAATCGAATTTTGAAGAAGAATCTTGAAATgccgcattaaagaaaatgtgaggtagtttagagcaaataaacaaagctgcataaacatatcGTACTTtagtcagaagatggcagtgtaatgtgttgctgtaggatAATATgccagtaaacaggagaagaagagattgtgcaagagagaaaaaatctacaactttggccaccaacaaaataaaatggagAGTCTTCAGAAATTGGATTCAACTGGGCaaattataattgttctttcatgtcagagcggaaacagctgattagtCCTGTGAGGGAAATATTCACTACCTCAGAACTTATAAGCCGTTTCCATCTCCAACTGttcttcaaaataaacaaaaaacgagatttaacatttttttatctgcattttttgaaagttttatagaattttggtgtttccatcaagctttccTTAAGTAAATCTTAAAAATTAGATGGTGGAAACACGACTACTGATTGTAAACACTTGATGTATGAACACATTTGCAATTCTCTCTTGGTGAATGGTACACAGTATGTACCAGAAGAGCCATTAGAACTGGTGCACTTGTCTAACAGAAAAATAGAGCCACTTCTGCCAAACGCATGCAGGAAGTTTGTACATATATCAGATGTGCATCATTATCCTGCAGACAGCAGCGCTCAGATAAACAGGCCATGTGTCCTGTTCTTGAACACTCACCTCACTTCATCCTTCACGGTGCCCCAGTTGTGTGAGCCGCTGCCGCTGCGCTTCTCCTCACTTTTCTGATTGCTGGAGCGAACACAAAGGAAAcggacacaaaaaaatatttaaacaataattcTACAACCAAACAACAAGCCTCGACCTCAAACCTGTAGTTAAAGATTAAAGGAGATGTCATAAGGAAACACAGGTCAGGTTATTCAGTCTATAGTATAACAGTGTATAACCCTTTACactaggggtctcaaactcaaattacctgggggccgctggaggcagtatcaaaatgaccaaaaaaagacaaaaatgtacaaaaaaaagacacaaaatgacagaaaaaaaaaaaactaaaattactttaaaaagacacaaaaggactaaaaaaaaaaagatacaatatgaccaaaagacacaaaattactaaaaatggacacaacagtaccaaaaaaagacaaaattatttaaaaaaagacacaaaattacattacataacatttccacttcttccggtaacaacaacaaggCAGATAatacggtccggtagcagctacctttctttttgttaacgtcgtcatagaaacaagtgaaacaaagctccagcttgtgcaataaagggaccttccacacacaacacggtaaagtgccattcatataaaactcacattaaaactttcatatcaaggtgagggccacaaaatatcgtcacgagggccgcaattggcccgcgggccgcgagtttgagacccatgctttacaGGCTTTTTAAGGGGAGTTAGGCTTTAGCTTCAAATCAACACAACAGTGCCACGAGGCCCTTGTGACCTCTTGATAATGCAGAAAGAAGAATGGCATGCTTTGGTAAGTAGTCATTTCTATTTATACATTCGCTGCTCTGCTAAGGTCTCAGTTGAGGACTGACTCACGATTTGTCATTGCCGCTGTGTCTGTCGAAGTCTCGTTTCCCACGGGAGTCGAAGCCCTCTCCTCGGCCCATGCCCCGTCCTCTTCCACCACGCCCACCCCGTCCGCCACCACGCCCTCTCGGGGGCCTGTCTCCAGGAGGCCTGATGGACACAACAAAGCATTGGTTTCAAAAACGTGACTTTATCAGAGGAGTGATAGACACTAAACAGCTTTCAGTGTTCAATACAAGCacttttcatgcattttcaagcttttccagcatgTTACAGAAGTGATTTACAGCTGGAATTTACATATCTATAAACAGTACCTATAGTATACTGTTTATTTCACTTGTTCATTACATGAAAttagatattatattataaacagtcaaaattatgttttgtgacgACATTCTACAGAAGTGTGACATTTCAAGCTCTTTATTCAGAGTCTAGACAAACAAGTGTCACTATGGGTGGGCGATATGCCCCAGaaataatatcacaatatttcatggtatttttgcaataactatattcttgacaatatgacaaaatactgaaaaaatatatagaaaaggggatttttgaaaattattttcaagtctgtataaataaaaaacgtgcaacaaaataaaaatcaatcattaatctaaatagtataaagtgcaaatctcaacagttgccaaatacaaaaaatgttcttttgacTCTTCAGTGCAAAAATGGAAGTATTAGAAattacattaactcaagtactgtatttaagtataattttgaaatACGTCTATTTAATTTGTgcatttccatttatgtaactttatacttcttcactttattttaaaaggcaaatattgcaccttttactccactacatttagctgacagctttagtttcaagatttaacataaaaaaacgtgattaaacactttattataattttatttgacaTCACGATGTCAAGTAGGAATGTTGACATTATCTCGATACCTGGGGCGACAGAGCTCACATCCACCCACCTTCAAAAAACGTGTCAAAGCAAAACCCACCTATtcaaaactgcttttaatgtatgaccaatgttgttgattttaattgtttgtttttatttgtaactgcattttcactgtgttttaactgtaaagagTCTTTGATTACCTTGTA is part of the Centropristis striata isolate RG_2023a ecotype Rhode Island chromosome 11, C.striata_1.0, whole genome shotgun sequence genome and encodes:
- the LOC131980441 gene encoding SERPINE1 mRNA-binding protein 1-like produces the protein MPGHLQEGFGCVVTNRFDQLFDDESDPFEILKAAENKKKEGAAAGSTKTAAQAAKQPKKESQKDRKNPLLDKKEESQAPVPLKKEGIRRVGRRPDQQGQPGSQHQGGPGEGRPGDKRPDRRPPRERRFEKPSEDKPEGGGEFSADKPPGDRPPRGRGGGRGGRGGRGRGMGRGEGFDSRGKRDFDRHSGNDKSNQKSEEKRSGSGSHNWGTVKDEVSETEQTAAPETTPEGEENAPAGSENKENEVEEVKNEGPKEMTLDEWKAMQDKERTKVEFNIRKPNEGADSQWKKGYVLHKSKSEDRPVGALIDAAETEAEPAPVYTKPQGAPDDSSDHHFRKPANDITSQLEINFGDLGRPGRGRGGARGGRGGRGGGGGGGGGGSRTARGGGRSEKASGVSVPNVDDPEAFPALA